A single window of Salvia splendens isolate huo1 chromosome 6, SspV2, whole genome shotgun sequence DNA harbors:
- the LOC121808465 gene encoding 26S proteasome non-ATPase regulatory subunit 1 homolog A-like: protein MATTVSCAGGLLAMLNESHPALKIHALTHLNTFVNYFWPEISTSVPIIESLYEDEEFEQRHLAALLVSKVFYYLGELNDSLSYALGADHQFDVSEDSDYVHTLLAKAIDEYASLKTKAAEANFESEAIDPRLEAIVERMLDKCIADGKYQQAIGVAIECRRLDKLEEAVIKSDNVHSTINYCIDVSHNFIYRREYRLEVFRLLVKIYQQLPSPDYLSMCQRLMFLDVPEGVASILEKLLRSENADDALLAYQIAFDLVENEHQAFLLKVRDQLPNAKELQPSESKPSESAQPNAVTDADAATAAGSNAVVSEEVQMTDVTQADDSATCSDPREAAYDERLMKMRGILSGETCIQLTLQFLHGHNKSDLLILKTIKQSVEMRNSVCHSATIYANALMHAGTTVDTFLRENLDWLSRATNWAKFSATAGLGVIHRGHLQQGRSLMAPYLPQGGAGSGGSPYSEGGALYALGLIHANHGEGIKQFLRESLRSTNVEVIQHGACLGLGLAALGTADDEIFDEIKNVLYTDSAVAGEAAGISMGLLMVGTASEKAGEMLAYAHETQHEKIIRGLALGIALTVYGREEEADTLIEQMTRDQDPILRYGGMYALALAYRGTANNKAIRQLLHFAVSDVSDDVRRTAVLALGFVLYSDPEQTPRIVSLLSESYNPHVRYGAALAVGISCAGTGLSEAISLLEPLTSDVVDFVRQGALIAMAMVMVQTSEASDSRVGQFRRQLEKIILDKHEDTMSKMGAILASGILDAGGRNVTIKLLSKSKHDKITAVVGLAVFSQFWYWYPLIYFISLAFSPTALIGLNNDLKVPKFEFLSHAKPSLFEYPKPTTVPTTTSAAKLPTAVLSTSARAKARASKKDAEKANAEKADPSSGKGKASEKDGDSMQIDSAAEKKAEPEPSYEILTNPARVIPAQEKFIKFLIDSRYVPVKSAPSGFVLLKDLRPSEPEALALTDSLSSTAPNATGAPATGQQGSASSMAVDDEPAPPQAFEYTS, encoded by the exons ATGGCTACGACGGTGAGCTGCGCCGGTGGGCTACTGGCTATGCTGAACGAGAGCCACCCCGCTCTCAAGATACACGCGCTCACCCATCTCAATACCTTTGTCAACTACTTCTGGCCGGAGATCTCCACCTCTGTCCCAATCAT CGAAAGTTTATATGAAGATGAAGAATTCGAACAAAGGCATCTGGCTGCCTTGCTTGTTTCCAAG GTTTTCTATTATCTTGGTGAACTTAATGACTCACTATCATATGCTCTGGGAGCCGATCACCAGTTTGATGTGTCAGAGGATTCTGACTATGTTCATACTCTTCTCG CTAAAGCAATTGATGAATATGCTAGTCTGAAGACTAAAGCTGCTGAGGCAAATTTTGAATCAGAAGCAATTGACCCTAGACTGGAGGCAATTGTGGAGAGAATGCTAGATAA ATGTATTGCGGATGGAAAATACCAACAAGCTATAGGAGTTGCTATTGAATGCAGACGATTGGATAAGCTTGAGGAAGCGGTTATAAAGAGTGACAATGTTCATTCTACTATCAATTACTGCATTGATGTCTCTCATAACTTTATATATAGAAGAGAGTATCGCCTTGAG GTGTTCCGACTTTTGGTCAAGATATATCAACAATTGCCCTCACCTGACTACTTGAGCATGTGCCAGCGCCTAATGTTTTTGGATGTGCCCGAAGGTGTAGCAAGCATATTGGAGAAACTCCTAAGATCTGAAAATGCAGATGATGCACTATTGGCATATCAAATAGCATTTGATCTAGTGGAGAATGAACACCAAGCCTTCCTTTTGAAGGTACGAGATCAGCTCCCTAATGCCAAGGAGTTGCAGCCTTCAGAGTCAAAGCCGTCCGAGTCTGCACAGCCAAATGCTGTGACAGACGCTGATGCTGCAACTGCAGCTGGCAGTAATGCTGTTGTATCAGAGGAGGTTCAGATGACAGATGTGACTCAAGCAGATGATAGTGCAACATGTTCCGATCCACGTGAAGCTGCTTATGATGAGAGattaatgaaaatgagaggaatTTTGTCTGGAGAGACTTGCATACAGTTGACTTTGCAGTTTTTACATGGCCATAACAA ATCAGATCTTCTCATTCTTAAGACGATAAAGCAATCTGTTGAAATGAGAAATAGTGTTTGCCACAGTGCAACTATATATGCCAATGCTCTTATGCATGCTGGAACAACTGTAGACACGTTTCTTCGCGAAAATCTG GACTGGCTGAGTAGGGCAACAAATTGGGCTAAGTTTAGTGCTACTGCAGGACTTGGGGTTATCCACAGAGGTCATTTGCAGCAAGGAAGATCGCTAATGGCACCTTACTTACCACAAGGTGGGGCTGGTAGTGGTGGTAGCCCTTATTCTGAAGGTGGTGCTTTGTATGCTCTTGGTTTAATCCATGCAAATCACGGGGAGGGCATTAAACAGTTTCTCAGAGAGAGTTTGCGTAGTACTAATGTTGAG GTTATTCAGCATGGTGCCTGCCTCGGTCTTGGTCTGGCGGCTTTAGGCACGGCAGATGATGAAATTTTTGATGAGATTAAAAATGTTTTATACACAGACAGTGCTGTTGCGGGTGAAGCTGCTGGTATAAGTATGGGTTTATTGATGGTTGGAACTGCTAGCGAGAAAGCTGGAGAAATGCTTGCTTATGCTCATGAGACGCAGCATGAGAAGATTATTAG GGGTTTGGCATTGGGTATCGCACTTACTGTCTACGGGAGAGAGGAAGAAGCAGATACTCTGATTGAGCAAATGACTAGAGATCAAGACCCTATCTTGCGCTATGGTGGAATGTATGCTCTGGCATTAGCATACAGGGGAACAGCAAACAATAAGGCCATACGTCAACTGCTGCACTTTGCCGTATCAGACGTCAGTGATGATGTCAGAAGAACTGCTGTACTTGCCCTAGGATTTGTTCTATATTCTGATCCTGAACAG ACTCCTCGAATTGTTTCACTGCTATCAGAGTCCTACAACCCACATGTTCGTTATGGTGCTGCACTAGCTGTTGGAATTTCTTGTGCAGGTACTGGCCTTAGCGAGGCCATATCATTGCTAGAGCCTTTGACATCAGATGTCGTTGATTTTGTCCGCCAAGGTGCTTTAATTGCAATGGCAATGGTGATGGTACAAACCAGTGAAGCCAGTGATTCCCGTGTTGGTCAGTTCAG GCGACAATTGGAGAAAATAATCCTTGACAAACATGAAGACACAATGAGCAAGATGGGTGCAATTTTAGCGTCTGGAATTCTTGATGCTGGTGGAAGGAATGTGACCATCAAGTTGCTTTCAAAGTCGAAGCATGATAAAATCACGGCAGTTGTTGGGCTGGCTGTATTCAGTCAGTTTTGGTACTGGTACCCACTTATATATTTCATTAGTCTGGCGTTTTCACCAACTGCATTGATTGGTTTGAACAATGACCTGAAAGTGCCGAAGTTTGAGTTCCTATCACATGCAAAGCCATCATTGTTTGAGTACCCAAAGCCTACGACTGTACCTACCACTACTTCAGCTGCTAAGCTACCTACGGCAGTTTTATCAACATCAGCTCGAGCCAAGGCCAGGGCTAGTAAGAAAGATGCGGAGAAAGCAAATGCTGAAAAGGCCGATCCAAGTTCCGGAAAGGGTAAAGCAAGTGAGAAAGATGGCGACTCTATGCAG ATTGATAGTGCCGCAGAAAAGAAGGCTGAACCTGAGCCATCATATGAAATCTTGACCAACCCGGCTAGAGTGATTCCTGCCCAAGAAAAATTCATCAAGTTTCTTATAGACAGTAGATATGTGCCAGTGAAGTCAGCACCCTCAGGCTTTGTTCTGCTAAAAGACCTTCGCCCAAGTGAACCTGAGGCATTAGCTTTGACTGATTCACTCTCATCCACAGCACCAAATGCTACTGGTGCACCTGCCACCGGTCAGCAGGGCTCTGCCTCGTCAATGGCAGTTGATGACGAGCCTGCACCGCCACAAGCATTTGAATATACATCATAG
- the LOC121807563 gene encoding S-protein homolog 24-like: protein MKAQNAVALFLISCAVYITLLTWKQHLSFAGRVYDVRIINGFTSNSSLALVVWCSAADGRDIGGRALQERDDYSWSVRVAPLWSSARFVCTLKWDARRRKFEAFRASRDVFRCGRRGGQCLWLVKEDGFYFSNDGVGWIKDFAWV, encoded by the coding sequence ATGAAAGCGCAAAACGCGGTGGCTCTCTTCCTCATAAGCTGCGCGGTGTACATCACGCTCCTGACGTGGAAGCAGCACCTCTCCTTCGCGGGCCGGGTCTACGACGTCCGCATCATCAACGGCTTCACCAGCAACTCGTCGCTGGCGTTGGTGGTGTGGTGCTCGGCAGCGGACGGGCGAGACATAGGCGGGAGGGCCCTCCAAGAGCGCGACGACTACAGCTGGAGCGTCAGAGTGGCCCCGCTGTGGAGCTCGGCTCGATTCGTGTGCACGCTTAAGTGGGACGCGAGGAGGCGGAAGTTTGAGGCGTTCCGGGCCAGCCGGGACGTGTTTAGGTGCGGGCGCCGCGGAGGGCAATGCCTTTGGCTGGTGAAAGAGGATGGGTTTTACTTCAGCAATGATGGGGTTGGATGGATCAAAGATTTTGCATGGGTGTAA
- the LOC121807945 gene encoding glycine-rich cell wall structural protein-like: MRGGFSSLFVGLVVVVLVVESGVVYGDLKDEKFLPRGPLLGRRIGRLKHGIGGGLGVGIGVGVGVGVGGGGGGGIGHGGGLGGGLGGGGGLGGGAGGGGGLGGGAGGGLGHGGGLGGGVGHGGGLGGGGGLGGGAGGGGGLGGGAGVGGGAGGGGGLGGGAGGGGGLGGGAGVGGGAGGGLGGGAGGGGGLGGGIGHGGGLGGGAGGGGGGLGGGGGLGGGGGIGGGGAFGGGGGGGFGGGGGLGGGGGFGGGAGFGGGGGH, from the exons ATGAGAGGAGGGTTTTCGAGTTTGTTTGTTGGTTTAGTGGTGGTGGTTTTGGtggtggaaagtggtgttgTTTATGGTGATTTGAAGGATGAGAAGTTTTTGCCTAGGGGCCCTCTTTTGGGGAGGAGGATTGGAAGGTTGAAGCATGGAATCGGTGGGGGGTTAGGTGTTGGTATTGGCGTTGGCGTTGGAGTTGgcgttggtggtggtggtg GTGGTGGGATAGGTCATGGTGGAGGTTTAGGAGGTGGGCTTGGCGGAGGTGGTGGTTTAGGAGGTGGTGCGGGTGGAGGAGGGGGTTTGGGAGGTGGCGCTGGCGGCGGATTAGGGCATGGGGGAGGTCTTGGGGGTGGCGTTGGGCATGGTGGGGGTTTAGGAGGAGGTGGCGGACTTGGAGGTGGTGCAGGCGGAGGAGGGGGTTTGGGAGGAGGTGCCGGAGTTGGAGGTGGTgcaggtggaggtggaggactTGGTGGTGGTGCTGGTGGAGGAGGGGGTTTGGGAGGAGGTGCTGGAGTTGGAGGTGGTGCAGGAGGAGGACTTGGTGGTGGTGCAGGTGGAGGAGGGGGTTTGGGAGGTGGCATTGGGCATGGTGGGGGTCTAGGAGGAGGAgctggag GAGGTGGAGGCGGATTAGGAGGGGGTGGCGGCTTAGGGGGTGGTGGTGGTattggtggaggtggagcttTTGGAGGTGGGGGAGGAGGAGGttttggtggaggtggtggtctTGGAGGCGGCGGTGGCTTTGGTGGTGGCGCGGGGTTCGGAGGTGGCGGAGGCCACTAA
- the LOC121807944 gene encoding F-box protein PP2-B11-like, producing the protein MEWFARLPEDCISEILSYTSAVDASRSSAVSKELKSVAQNDVVRERFLPLDYQEIISKARYEIFYRYIRITVSPLKYATKKHLYFSLSDSPILIDQGRMVSFHSHSILSYFNRSRTICFMVGARELMISWKGCWDFTPHPMSRFSEVAKLWIHIEGKIKTEILSKNTMYAAYLVFLLESKEGLRSSNTVLRLTFDDKSRKNGIKKERIQSRETGKLAKMRGDGWLEIEMGRFYNCSDDEGEVEAWLTEINSPYDKSGLIVHGIEFRPL; encoded by the exons ATGGAGTGGTTTGCAAGATTGCCTGAGGATTGCATATCAGAGATTCTATCATACACTTCGGCTGTGGATGCTTCGAGATCATCGGCTGTCTCAAAAGAGCTCAAATCGGTGGCACAAAACGATGTCGTTCGGGAGAGATTCTTGCCTCTTGATTATCAAGAAATCATCTCCAAAGCA agatatgagatATTCTATAGATATATCCGTATCACAGTCTCTCCTCTCAAATATGCCACCAAAAAACACCTCTATTTCAGCCTCTCTGACTCCCCTATCCTCATTGATCAAGGCAGAATGGTATCATTTCATTCTCATTCCATTTTATCATATTTCAACCGTTCACGAACAATT TGTTTCATGGTTGGAGCAAGGGAGCTTATGATTTCTTGGAAAGGTTGTTGGGATTTCACTCCACACCCAATGTCCAG ATTCTCAGAGGTGGCAAAGCTGTGGATTCACAttgaaggaaaaataaaaactgaaatCTTGTCCAAAAACACAATGTATGCAGCCTATTTAGTGTTCTTGCTAGAAAGCAAGGAAGGCCTAAGATCATCAAACACAGTATTAAGGTTAACTTTCGATGACAAATCAAGGAAAAATGGTATAAAAAAAGAGCGTATTCAATCGAGAGAAACTGGGAAATTAGCAAAGATGAGAGGAGATGGATGGTTGGAGATAGAAATGGGAAGGTTCTACAACTGCAGCGACGATGAAGGCGAGGTCGAGGCGTGGCTCACCGAGATCAATAGCCCATATGACAAGTCCGGACTTATCGTCCATGGTATTGAGTTTCGACCTTTATAG
- the LOC121807946 gene encoding cytochrome b5-like, with the protein MLRLLKRQKIGIESKVFTYSDVSAHKTSDDCWVIINGKVYNVTSYLDEHPGGDEVMLGQAGRDASQEFEDVGHGSAARLMLDEFYVGEADSTTKVEVVDSPPVVVAKDSGVKPEESTKFIHFLLSLGILGLAFGVLLFNFSR; encoded by the exons ATGCTTCGATTGCTAAAGCGACAG AAAATTGGTATAGAGAGCAAAGTATTCACTTATTCAGATGTCTCTGCCCACAAAACTTCTGATGATTGCTGGGTTATAATCAATGGAAAG GTCTATAATGTTACAAGCTACTTAGACGAGCATCCCGGCGGTGACGAAGTCATGCTGGGACAGGCAG GTAGGGACGCAAGTCAAGAATTCGAAGATGTAGGGCACGGCAGCGCTGCAAGATTAATGTTGGACGAATTTTACGTTGGCGAGGCGGACTCCACCACAAAAGTTGAAGTTGTGGATTCGCCACCGGTGGTGGTGGCCAAAGATTCCGGCGTCAAGCCGGAGGAGTCAACTAAGTTTATTCATTTTCTGCTTTCACTTGGAATATTGGGATTGGCTTTCGGGGTTTTACTATTCAACTTCTCAAGATGA